The Polyangium aurulentum genomic interval GGCCTGGTCGCTGGCTGCGAATGCCGGACAGCCGGCCCGCTCTCGGGAGGGGCGTGCATCCCGTCGTCCCTCCTGCCTGCGCGCGCGCCTTCCCATTGCTGCTTGCGGTAGGTCGCGGGAGGGATCCCCATCTCTCGCGTGAAGATCCGGCTGAACGACGACTCCGATCGATAACCGACGCGCTCTGCGACCTCGAGAACCGTGAGCTCCCGGGAGCGCAGGAGCTGCGCCGCGTACTGCAGGCGAATGCGGATCAGATACTGGTGCGGCGCCACCCCCACCACGGCGGCGAAGCGCGTGGCGAAGAGCGAGCGCGACATTCCGGCGATGCCGGCCAGCTCGGAGACGCTCCAGTCCCGGTCCACTCCTCCGTGCATCGCCGCGAGCGCCGCGCTGATCCTCGGACCCTCCGGCGTGTTCACGAGGCCGGCGTCGCGCTCGCCCTCGTCGGCCTTCATCCGGAGCATTTCGATGATGAGCAGCTCGATGAGCCGCCCCAATGCGGCGAGGTAGCCGGGCCGCCGCAGCTCCACCTCCTCGACCAGCCGGTGCACGAGGGGCGCGAGCGCGGGGTCGGGCCTCTGCCCGTCTCCGGGCACGAGGAGGAGCGGGGGCAGCGCGCAAAGGAACGGGGTACGCCAGGAGATGTCGAGGGGGAGGCCCACGGAGAGGGTGCGCGTCCTTTCGCCGTGCCCGCCGTGGCGGAGCCTCCTCACGTTCCGCCCGACGACCTCGGCGCAAGGTAGCGCATTCACCGGGACCAGCTCTGTCGTGGCGCGATCACGAACGTCGTGAGGCCGGTCCACGGGGAGGAAGGCAATGTCCCCCGCGTGCATCCTGACCGGGGCCAGAGGCGGCACGTGCAGCTCCAAGGAGCCCTCGAGGACCACATGAAGACCCGTGAGGTCATGGCCGCCCGGGAGGGCGACACCCCA includes:
- a CDS encoding AraC family transcriptional regulator; protein product: MSWDILTQLFESMSFDKADAILSELHSPWGVALPGGHDLTGLHVVLEGSLELHVPPLAPVRMHAGDIAFLPVDRPHDVRDRATTELVPVNALPCAEVVGRNVRRLRHGGHGERTRTLSVGLPLDISWRTPFLCALPPLLLVPGDGQRPDPALAPLVHRLVEEVELRRPGYLAALGRLIELLIIEMLRMKADEGERDAGLVNTPEGPRISAALAAMHGGVDRDWSVSELAGIAGMSRSLFATRFAAVVGVAPHQYLIRIRLQYAAQLLRSRELTVLEVAERVGYRSESSFSRIFTREMGIPPATYRKQQWEGARAGRRDDGMHAPPESGPAVRHSQPATRPALSGHRVNQR